TCTGCCCAGCTGTAGTATTTATCTTAATTTTAGAGCTAAGGGAAACAAAAGCATTagaagattaagtgacttgcccaacctCATATAAAGTTGGTGACAAAACTGGACTGAAAATCCAGGCCATCTAACTCCTACTCTAGTTATTAAACCATGGTCTTGCTGAAGCTTCAGATCAACTGTTACATGCTTGCAGCTTCTATGCTTTGTGTACTATGCCCTACAAAGCATgtaagtttttaaaaggaaaccagGGCTCCAGTAGAAAAGGAGAGCACTCTAGTGCATATTAGCCTGCAGCTCCAGGCCCAGAAGAAGTTTGGATATGCTCTTTATGGTCctgtagcattaaaaaaaaaaaaacccaccaaaacaaGCACcgcattatttttttactttCCTTAAGCCAAGGCAAAACAGCATTCTCAatgcagccttttttttttttttttttaacttcagatgTTCAAAAATCAGGCTATTCCCATAAGTAGTATATCGAGTTATAACTATATATATGTATCCTTTGGTTTCCCAAAGGAACCTCACTTTGAATGTTCTGACTTAAGTTCTCGGCCTTGAAGCCATTTACATTTAATTTCCATTATCAAAGTGCCAGGTGGCATTCAAGAAATTGGAAAGATGTTTTCAAATGTTCAGTAATTTGTTTACTCTTACAAGCCTCAATTTAGCACTATTATTTTCTGAATACCTTTCATCCTTTCTTAAACTAGTTTAAcgaacttattttattttacaactaTTTTGTCACACTGTGTCTTCTTTCTTTTACAGAGCAGCATGGCATTTGAAATGCAGGCATTCCGAGAAACTGGTGATATGTAGCTCTGCAACTGGAAAACTGCTGTAAAGGACAGTTTCTCTGCATCAGTTTTCTTAAGacagtaaaaacagcagcaagtCAGAACTCTTACTTTAATACTACATCTCAGCATTCCTTAACTTCAGTATACCTGCTACTGAAGAAATGGGTAAGAGGATAACAAATGGCTTTTAAAGGAGTTAATGTTTCATGAGGTATAAAATATTATCTGTGTGTCTGGCTACTGAGATACGAGAGTGCTACTAATTATAGACATTTGTTTAATGAAAtgtcaaaaaatacaaaatttataATCATGAATGTTTATGCTACTGCTAGAAAATACATTATAATATACAGATAATTTAATATTTCTTTACCTCTGacatcacaaaaataaaaaaaacttgaaatTCCATCCTTTAAAGGCAGATGAACACCAAAGATGCTGCCTGCGGTATCTATATTCTTCTTCTCTGCTTCATCGGTGGCTTTGTTTGAGTATCCTCTGGCTTTTCCCCAGATGATTCTGGAACAGAAACTGCTAcctagtttaaaaaggaaaaagtccAAAATCAGTAAATTGTAATTATTCCTGATTCTGTTGCTTTTAGAATAAATGTCCCTGGATGTTTATGTAACTTTGATATTTGAATTTTAGGAGCAATGTACAGTATTTGTTCATTGCAATTGTATTACAAGCTTTCCACCACACAAAGTTGTAAGTGAATGTTACGCACAAAGacaaattaaataatatttttaattcttaGAATGACAATATGGAATACCGGGAAACAGTACAGCATCAACAAGCAAGTGAATCAGTGACAAACAACTTGCTGTATTTtaacaaataattgattttaaaggTTTGGTAATGATAGAATGTTGCACACTTTCGTTATGTGCATCAACAGTAGAGGAATATCGAAGTATAGTTTAGCCACCTGCAACTAAAACTGTAATATGGAAAAAGGAGGAAGTGCTTTGGAATAaagtgggtttttgttgttttttttaaggtgatGTGTGATTCATTAATTGATTTAGCAATTTAGTTGCAGTTGAGCCCCTTCAAATCTACATAGCTTTCTGTATTGAAGGTAGCAGTCtctgtttcttgattttttttaacttaagccTACTGAATACAAATAGTAtaatagtaaaagaaaaatgtttactaTTGCACGTTACCTCATGTACAGTATAACAATTCTTATTAAAGGGCTACTGTACTATGAAAAGTGACTCTACTGTCCTACTTGTTTAACCCCTTTACTgttcacagaaaatgaaaataatcctgaacccctcattgtTATATAGCTGTTAAGGTAAAATATTTCACCTGGGGCAGTATGCAACACcaatgaagaaaatataaataatttccaAATAAttaaaaggcaaagaaaaggaaattctAGTAAAACACAGTTCACAGCATCTGTATGCTTTTGTTTCGTTCAAAATGAATGCAGACTAAATCAGACAGCAGAGATTTAAATGATGTCATGCTGTCTGCCATAAACAAGATTGTGTTAAATTCTTCAGAGTCTAAGTCCAACATTCTGAAGATCTCTAAAATCTAAATATGTGGTCAGCTGCTTTAGATACTCCCAACAGCAAGGAAAAGTGACGCGTGTGGGGAAAATGAATGAATATGGAAAATGAATAGTATCTTGATGTTACTTTTATTTCCAAATATGACAGAGGcctaaaaaacaaaattgtataAAATGAAAATACTTCAACAGCACAAAGTTGGTGCAGTATCAAAATGAATCAAAGTATTATgattaaagggttaaaaaaacccTTCGGTTTCAGGTGCTTTTTTGACAtttggcctgatcctgagaggagATGAGAACTTgtgactgacttcaatgggcattatGGGTGCTCACActtctcagaatcaggccccattatTAACAAATTGCTGGGAAAATATCCAGTATATTGAGGTAAGTTCCTATATGGCcccataaatacatttttaacaaacaaTGAATATAAATGTATGTTTGAAAATCAAAATTAgaagggtggtggtgttttggtttttttaagagtGCATACCTTCTTAAGTTTATTTCGAATTAAACTTGCTGAAGTATTCAGTGAATCATCATCCATGTCCACTTTTGGTATTTCTGGTAGCCGTGGACCAATAATGACTTCAGTACTATCCGAGTctattccaatgaagtcaatttgATTGCCttggtctctctttctctttcgcTCTTGCAGTTGAGTTGTTCGGGGCATAAATCTCCCAATTCCGTTATCGGAAGGAACTTTTCTTTGTAGCACAAGAGAAATGGGTGTGTTCGTATGTCCCCCCTCTTGTGCACTTTGAGTCAAATGTTTACTTTGGCTGAAGTATTCAGAAGTTTCAGCACAGTTATTGACATATTTAGGGAATGCCAACACACTCTGAAAATGACCTCCTGAAGGACATGCTGTGTTTCTTGATGAAAATTCACAAGATGGCTTGTAAGAGTAAGGACAACATACAGATGGATCCCAGTTACCAGTATTTGCATCAGCTGCACTGAATCCTAAGGTTTCTGGTTGAAAGTCATGTTTGGAGTTCTTTGAAACAGTCTTTTTAGGCTCCTGTATCTTCTTTGCCACAAAATGAACTTTAACACAAAGAGGTAGTTTGATTGTTATTATATAACTTCTCTAAATTATATACAACAAAGAAAAGCATTTATTTAGCATAGCTGAATTATAGTGAGGCTGAGCACTAGAGTCAAGATTTTACAGCCAGTTCCAGTCTAACCTCACTTGCATTATCTTTCTGGCAATCCAGACTTCATTCCATTAAGTGCAAAAGTGTTGATTGCCAAAGCAATTGTAGTTCATGATTAAGGATAC
The window above is part of the Chelonia mydas isolate rCheMyd1 chromosome 2, rCheMyd1.pri.v2, whole genome shotgun sequence genome. Proteins encoded here:
- the RBM48 gene encoding RNA-binding protein 48 — its product is MAAPGDGAGGVCKHHAQQDVCDSRAKYREGRRPRAVKVYTVNLESRYLLIQGVPALGVMKELVEQFALYGAIEEYNALDEYPAEQFKEVYLIKFQKLQSARVAKRKLDERSFFGSLLHVCYAPEFETVQETREKLQDRRKYIAKTTSNRVHFVAKKIQEPKKTVSKNSKHDFQPETLGFSAADANTGNWDPSVCCPYSYKPSCEFSSRNTACPSGGHFQSVLAFPKYVNNCAETSEYFSQSKHLTQSAQEGGHTNTPISLVLQRKVPSDNGIGRFMPRTTQLQERKRKRDQGNQIDFIGIDSDSTEVIIGPRLPEIPKVDMDDDSLNTSASLIRNKLKKVAVSVPESSGEKPEDTQTKPPMKQRRRI